One Actinomycetota bacterium DNA window includes the following coding sequences:
- a CDS encoding polysaccharide biosynthesis tyrosine autokinase, with the protein MELKDYINVLINRRWIIVGTVAVVLAVTLIFTFLQAPVYQSQVEILSEVSSASESVLGSFFTAALFDPDRYIQTQTEIIKTDTMAQAVEEALRIKYDENARLQQEGEEVYIPEQIPTASELAGMVDVQQKERTNIFDIVVTNTDRLLARDVAQAYAEEYIASRQLAAIRQISEARREVWNRIQEVEEEIGQAVEQAKQYTAGNVPTEVLNEAQRAVNLWVSLYEKYITLRIAESLEQRGLEIVQPAKPGAKTSPRPTRNAVLAIFLGLILGVGLAFLVEYLDDTLHTREDFEKYYDTSIIGEIPHIEAENLPQNHIIYFEMPQHPAVEGYRTLRTNLQFLNLDGKTRTILFTSAGPEEGKSTVMVNLGAALSEMGKKVLLIEADLRKPVLDKYFKVSPGKGISGVLSGSISLEEAVQPTGYNNLYVMVAGVKPPNPAELVASEAMRSILDNVRRFADFVLIDSPPMLAASDAMALAPMMDGIIIMASYARAVRDDARRTTELLRKVDARILGLVINNIASSSRYGYYHYYYYTPQVGEEATGWRKLFRGKSEKA; encoded by the coding sequence TTGGAGCTAAAGGACTATATAAACGTCCTCATCAACCGCCGCTGGATCATCGTCGGCACGGTGGCGGTGGTCCTCGCCGTCACGCTCATCTTCACCTTCCTGCAGGCGCCCGTTTACCAGTCGCAGGTGGAGATCCTGAGCGAGGTCAGCTCGGCCTCAGAGTCGGTGCTGGGCAGCTTCTTCACCGCCGCCCTGTTCGACCCCGACCGCTACATCCAAACCCAGACGGAGATCATAAAGACCGATACCATGGCCCAGGCAGTGGAGGAAGCCCTGCGGATCAAGTACGATGAGAACGCGCGGCTACAACAGGAGGGCGAGGAGGTCTATATCCCCGAGCAGATACCCACGGCATCGGAACTGGCGGGCATGGTGGACGTACAGCAGAAGGAGCGCACGAACATCTTCGACATCGTCGTCACCAACACCGACCGCCTGCTGGCGAGGGACGTGGCCCAGGCCTACGCGGAGGAGTACATCGCCAGCCGCCAGCTCGCCGCCATCAGGCAGATAAGCGAGGCGCGGCGCGAGGTGTGGAACCGCATCCAGGAGGTCGAGGAGGAGATCGGGCAGGCCGTGGAGCAGGCGAAGCAGTACACGGCGGGGAACGTCCCCACCGAGGTGCTCAACGAGGCGCAGCGGGCGGTTAACCTGTGGGTGTCCCTGTACGAGAAGTATATCACCCTGCGCATCGCCGAATCGCTGGAGCAGCGGGGACTGGAGATAGTGCAGCCGGCCAAGCCCGGCGCCAAGACAAGCCCACGCCCCACCCGCAACGCCGTCCTGGCCATCTTCCTGGGCCTTATCCTGGGGGTGGGCCTGGCCTTCCTGGTGGAGTACCTCGACGACACCCTGCATACGCGCGAGGACTTCGAGAAGTACTACGACACCTCCATCATCGGGGAGATCCCGCACATCGAGGCGGAGAACCTGCCCCAGAACCATATCATCTACTTCGAGATGCCGCAGCACCCGGCGGTGGAGGGGTACCGCACCCTCCGCACCAACCTGCAGTTCCTCAACCTGGACGGCAAGACCCGCACCATCCTCTTCACCTCTGCGGGCCCCGAGGAGGGCAAGTCCACGGTCATGGTCAACCTGGGCGCGGCCCTCTCCGAGATGGGAAAGAAGGTGCTTCTCATCGAGGCCGACCTGCGCAAGCCGGTCCTGGACAAGTACTTTAAGGTCTCCCCCGGCAAGGGCATCAGCGGAGTGCTCTCGGGCAGCATCTCCCTGGAGGAGGCCGTGCAGCCCACCGGCTACAACAACCTCTACGTCATGGTGGCCGGGGTGAAACCACCGAACCCGGCTGAACTGGTGGCATCGGAGGCCATGCGATCCATCCTGGACAACGTGAGGCGCTTCGCCGACTTCGTCCTCATCGATTCCCCTCCCATGCTGGCCGCCTCCGACGCCATGGCCCTGGCACCGATGATGGACGGTATCATAATCATGGCCAGCTACGCCAGGGCGGTGCGGGACGACGCCCGCCGCACCACCGAGCTGCTGCGCAAGGTGGACGCGCGCATCCTGGGACTGGTCATCAACAATATCGCCTCGTCGAGCCGCTACGGCTATTACCACTACTACTATTACACCCCGCAGGTCGGGGAAGAGGCGACCGGCTGGCGCAAGTTGTTCCGCGGGAAGAGCGAGAAGGCTTAA
- a CDS encoding polysaccharide biosynthesis tyrosine autokinase, whose product MELRDYINVVVARKWIIIGVTALVVAAALVFSLLQDPVYESRVMILTDINRAGESASDSLFSLFYGDTQEFIQTQAEIIGTRTLARAVFDRLEYNYEELEYAREEGEEVFIPDAVPSAEELRSSVSVERSQNTNVFEIAVTNKDPLLARDVAQAYADEYILDRQLAAIKQISDARKEVWNRITELETQISEIAQEVKQYTPENIPPDLQAQASQAVSLWATLYEKYMSLRISEALGQRGLEVIEVAEPGVKVSPRTTRNVVLAIFLGLILGVGMAFLVDYLDDTLKTREDFERYYGSSIIGEIARATPSGEEEREVIYFTRPDSPAAEGFRNLRTNVQFLNLDGGTRLLMVTSSSPEEGKTSVAVNLGAALSEMGKRVLVVEADLRRPVIGKFLVEKSEKGLTDMIMGTTSLEEVIVDTGNVNLHVLMSGPRPPNPAELVSSQAMQDLLQRLRDEFDYVIVDAPPVLAVSDAIAMAPMMDGVLVVASHTIATRDGARHTVEMLGRVETRILGVVINNVEMAGRYGYGYRYGYYSPYQYSYGETEGEGLDGGKPSRWMKRQKK is encoded by the coding sequence ATGGAGCTAAGGGACTATATTAACGTCGTCGTCGCCCGCAAGTGGATCATCATCGGGGTCACCGCCCTGGTGGTGGCGGCGGCGCTGGTCTTCTCCCTGCTGCAGGACCCGGTGTACGAGTCGAGGGTGATGATCCTCACCGACATCAACCGCGCCGGGGAATCCGCCTCCGACAGCCTCTTCTCCCTCTTCTATGGGGACACGCAGGAGTTCATCCAGACCCAGGCGGAGATCATCGGCACCCGGACCCTTGCCCGCGCCGTCTTCGACCGCCTGGAGTACAACTACGAGGAACTGGAGTATGCCCGCGAGGAGGGCGAGGAGGTGTTCATCCCCGACGCCGTCCCCTCCGCCGAGGAGCTGAGGTCCAGCGTCAGCGTGGAGCGCTCACAGAACACCAACGTCTTCGAGATCGCCGTCACCAACAAGGACCCCCTGCTGGCGCGGGACGTCGCCCAGGCCTACGCCGACGAGTACATCCTCGACCGCCAGCTCGCGGCTATCAAGCAGATCAGCGATGCGCGCAAGGAGGTCTGGAACCGCATCACCGAACTGGAGACCCAGATATCGGAGATAGCCCAGGAGGTGAAGCAGTACACCCCGGAGAACATCCCTCCCGACCTGCAGGCCCAGGCAAGCCAGGCGGTGAGCCTGTGGGCTACCCTCTACGAGAAATACATGAGCCTGCGCATATCCGAGGCGCTGGGCCAGCGCGGGCTGGAGGTCATCGAAGTGGCGGAGCCGGGGGTGAAGGTGAGCCCGCGCACCACCCGCAACGTCGTCCTGGCCATCTTCCTGGGGCTCATCCTGGGCGTGGGCATGGCCTTCCTCGTGGACTACCTGGACGACACCCTGAAGACCCGCGAGGACTTCGAGCGCTACTACGGGAGCAGCATCATAGGGGAGATAGCCCGGGCCACCCCCAGTGGGGAGGAGGAGCGCGAGGTCATATATTTCACCCGGCCGGACAGCCCGGCGGCGGAGGGTTTCCGAAACCTCCGCACCAACGTGCAGTTCCTCAACCTCGACGGCGGCACCAGGCTGCTCATGGTCACCTCCTCCAGCCCCGAGGAGGGCAAGACCTCGGTGGCGGTGAACCTGGGCGCCGCGCTCTCGGAGATGGGCAAGCGGGTGCTGGTGGTCGAGGCCGACCTGCGCCGCCCCGTCATCGGCAAGTTCCTGGTGGAGAAGTCGGAGAAGGGCCTCACCGACATGATCATGGGGACCACCTCGCTGGAGGAAGTCATCGTCGATACCGGCAACGTTAACCTGCACGTGCTCATGTCGGGGCCCAGGCCGCCCAACCCCGCGGAGCTGGTGTCGTCCCAGGCCATGCAGGACCTGCTGCAGCGGCTGCGCGATGAGTTCGACTACGTCATCGTTGACGCACCCCCGGTGCTCGCGGTCTCCGACGCCATCGCAATGGCCCCCATGATGGACGGCGTACTCGTGGTGGCCAGCCACACCATCGCCACCCGGGACGGGGCCAGGCACACGGTCGAGATGCTGGGCCGGGTGGAGACGCGCATCCTCGGCGTGGTCATCAACAACGTGGAGATGGCCGGCCGTTACGGCTACGGCTACCGCTACGGATACTACTCCCCCTACCAGTATTCCTACGGCGAGACGGAGGGCGAAGGCCTGGACGGAGGCAAGCCTTCCCGCTGGATGAAACGCCAGAAGAAATAA